The following are from one region of the Ictalurus furcatus strain D&B chromosome 11, Billie_1.0, whole genome shotgun sequence genome:
- the si:dkey-195m11.8 gene encoding fidgetin-like protein 2 has product MHWSSEWAEQHYDITSTTSPPAHPKPVSYPQPSHPAFSGYSDDISALSASTLLKRYAERYSFTPVYPEPGAFRRSEPGQDAWSMGYNADGIDGIKGSVASASNLSEQFGNGAISQDYTSTYSGSHLYPRPTYLHQPAFALPPTYQTPAPVYTYPPGLTNPSSPSLLPPLSSGLQPTHSTQVLKRPEEFQEHNKTFGFDLNKSTRVSPYTARDNSEHPISNGIPNSSADLQSFRPDRILPQPVMKVDLVRKSSYLQPSETASYNGAEQYTYP; this is encoded by the coding sequence ATGCACTGGTCGTCTGAGTGGGCAGAGCAACACTATGACATCACTTCCACCACGTCACCTCCTGCCCACCCTAAGCCTGTTTCATATCCGCAGCCCAGTCATCCTGCTTTCTCCGGATATTCTGACGATATCAGCGCCCTCAGCGCCTCCACCTTGCTGAAGCGCTATGCTGAGAGGTATTCCTTCACTCCGGTCTACCCGGAGCCCGGCGCTTTCCGAAGAAGTGAACCCGGCCAGGATGCCTGGTCTATGGGCTATAACGCAGATGGGATCGATGGAATAAAAGGTTCTGTAGCGAGTGCAAGTAACCTTTCAGAGCAATTCGGTAATGGGGCCATATCTCAAGATTATACCTCCACCTACAGCGGGTCGCACTTGTACCCTCGACCCACTTACTTGCACCAGCCAGCTTTTGCCTTACCGCCAACCTACCAGACTCCTGCCCCAGTCTATACCTATCCCCCGGGTTTAACTAACCCTAGTTCTCCTTCCCTTCTACCACCTCTGAGCAGTGGCCTCCAACCCACCCACAGCACCCAGGTTCTGAAACGGCCCGAGGAGTTCCAGGAACATAACAAGACTTTTGGATTCGATCTAAACAAAAGCACCAGAGTGTCACCTTATACAGCAAGAGATAACAGTGAGCATCCCATCAGCAATGGCATCCCAAATAGCAGTGCAGATCTTCAGAGCTTCAGGCCAGACAGGATTCTCCCACAGCCAGTTATGAAGGTAGACCTGGTAAGGAAGAGCAGTTATTTACAGCCCTCAGAAACAGCGTCTTATAATGGTGCTGAGCAATACACCTACCCCTAA